The window GAGATTATAGGTGGGAATACGGCTTGAACCTAGAAACGCAAGCCGCCAAAAATGCAAACTTAAATTAAATGATGCAAAAGTGAGACTATTCAAGGGCTGCCAAAATCGAGCAGTGGCTTGCATCGTCGTTGTTATGACCACAACACGCGTCGTTTATCTTCTTTAATGCCGTGCGAATTTTAGTTAGTTCAGCAATCTTCTCATCAATTAAAGTTAACTTTGCAGAAGTAATGGCTTTTACCTCCGCACAGCTGTGTTCTGTTGCCTCTAATTTGATCCCAAGAAGTTCCTTGATCTCATCTAAGCTCAAGCCAAGCTCTTTCGCTTTGAGAATAAAACGCACCTGCTTTTGGTTCTCTTCGTTATACAGGCGATAGCCCGAATCACTTCGCCCTGCGGGTTTAATGAGCGCATTTTTCTCATAGAATCGCAGTGTATCGGCAGTCACACCACAGCGTTTCGCCAGTTCACCTATCTGAAACATAACTTTCCTTATTAACTATCTCGTTACTTTTAAAGCCAAAGATCGAGTTTTTTGCAATTATTTTTGAGATGCCAAACGATTGCGCGAGCTTTTTTGTAATAAATTGGTTAGAATACGCGCCATCAAATAGTGGAGACTGTTTTCTAAGCATGAAAACGCCCCGCAAAGGTCTTTACCAAAACTGGCCAATATTTTACCCCAAGAGGTAAAAACAAGTTCATTTTTGGCAAACATCTTTAACTCCGTGAATTTGAGGAAAATGGAAGCATGAACAACGCTCGTCCTATTCGCCGTGCGCTTATCAGCGTATCAGACAAAACAGGTATTGTTGAGTTTGCACAAGCTCTTGCTGAGCGCGGTGTCGATATCCTATCTACTGGTGGTACGGCTCGTCTACTTGCAGAACAAGGCATCGCTGTAACAGAAGTCTCTGACTACACTGGTTTCCCAGAAATGATGGACGGTCGCGTTAAAACGCTTCACCCGAAAGTTCACGGTGGTGTGCTGGGTCGTCGTGGCCAAGATGATGACGTGATGGAAAAACACGGCATCAACCCTATCGATATGGTTGTTGTTAACCTATACCCATTCGCAGAAACCGTTGCTAAAGAAGGCTGTACGCTTGCTGAT is drawn from Vibrio campbellii CAIM 519 = NBRC 15631 = ATCC 25920 and contains these coding sequences:
- the zntR gene encoding Zn(2+)-responsive transcriptional regulator → MFQIGELAKRCGVTADTLRFYEKNALIKPAGRSDSGYRLYNEENQKQVRFILKAKELGLSLDEIKELLGIKLEATEHSCAEVKAITSAKLTLIDEKIAELTKIRTALKKINDACCGHNNDDASHCSILAALE